The Leptolyngbya sp. 'hensonii' nucleotide sequence TCTTGAGCGCACTGTTCGTAAGAGACATTGGCACTCATGATTAAACAGCATTTATCCAGATAAGGACTCAATTGAGTGCGTTCTTTGACTTGGATGCCGTTTCGTCATAAAGCAATGCTGTAATAGCATGGACATGAGCTTGGATTTGTTGAAGTTTGTCGCCGTCCATGGATGCTCCCTGAAGGGTATAACTGGAACATCTCTAGCATAATGAAACTCCTCTCAATTGACTCATTAAGTATTTATGCTCACTGCATAACTGGGATGCACCCCACCGTTATACGCCTTCCCCACTAGGTTGGTGTCCCTCATAAATTTCTTACAAGTGCAGTAGTTATCTAAATTCTTGGAAGATTTAATAAGTGAATACACCTTCTGGGCTGAAGATCTCGGTTTTCACCGGATGGTGATGTCAAAATCAAGTAATATTTTGAGACTTTATAGCCCCAAATACTTATGACCCTAAGTACCAGTGTCAAGTTGACCATCACCTTCAATGACCCTGACCTAGACTCAGAAGAGCGAGACGAGCAAGTTCAAAGACTTGTGGCTGAGTTGAAGCAGGTAGAGGAAGTAGATGCTGTTGATCGTGTCCTTGACCCCAATCCTCCAGAGGGAAACAAAGCACTTGGAGGTTTTTTGGTTGGGCTTCTGTCGGCTGAGGTGAGTGTTGCCAATGCTCAAAAGTTGATGGGTTTCCTGGGCGATCGCCTTGGTGGTAAGCCAATTGAACTGGCAGTCGAAGCAAATGGCAAGAAGTTAACCGTGAAAGCTCATAGTAGAGAAGAACTGGAAGCAGCAATCAAAGCAGCCCAAGATTTTGTAGCGGCGTAGGTGAGCAAATATGGCAAAGGTTGCGTTGTTGATTGGTGTTAGTGAGTACGAACCAGGACTGAACCCGTTACCTGCGGCAGTTAAGGATGCTGCTACCCTGCAACGAATTCTTCAAGATTCCGAGATGGGTGGTTTTGATGAAGTAAAAGTTTTAACTAACCCTGACCCTCAGTCAATGCAATATGAAGTTGAAACCCTATTCACGGGACGTACTAAAGATGACTTAGTGCTTTTATTCTTCTCTGGACATGGCATAAAAGATGATAGCAATAACTTATATTTCGCTACTCGTATAACACAGAAGAATCCTAAAGGAGATCTAATTCGCTCTACAGCAGTTCCTGCTAGATTTATTCATGAGGTAATGAACAATAGCCGTGCGAAGCGGCAAGCAATCATCTTAGATTGTTGCTTCAGTGGAGCATTTGATCCAACTTTACAAACTAAGGATGATGGTTCAGTAGACCTGCAAGGGCAATTAGGGGCAGAAGGGCGAGTTGTATTAACCTCTTCTAGCTCAACCCAATACTCTTTTGAACAACAAGGTTCAGATCTATCTCTTTACACTCGTTATCTCGTTGAAGGGATTGAGACTGGAGCAGGCGATCGCGATGAAGATGGTAAGATTTCAATTCGCGAACTGCATGACTACGCTACTAGTAAAGTGCAGGAAGCTGCTCCCAATACGACTCCGAAGCTAATCACACTCAAAGAGATGGGCTTTGATATTGTATTAGCTAAAGCAAAAGTTACTGATCCCAAGTTAAGGTACCGTAGACAAGTGGAGCGATACAGTAGTCGCGGCAGCATTTCTTCGATCGGACGGACTATATTAGACCAACTTCAAACTCAGTTAGGATTATCTCCAGAAATTACCAAAGAAATTGAAGCTGAAGTTCTTCTTCCCTATCAGAAACGTTTAGAAAACTTGCAGCGATACGGGCAGGTATTTTCAGAAGCGATTGGGTATGAATATCCTTTGAGTAATAATGCTCGATCTGAGTTAGAGGATTTGAGAGAAGTCTTGGGCCTTAGACAGGAAGATGTAAACTCGATTGAACAAGATCTTGTTGCTCAGATAGTTCAGAAGCCGAATTTTGAACATGGAGCAAATCGGCAAACGCTACAGCAACAAGAGAAAAGACTAATTGAAGAGACTGTGACAAATAAACAGATCACACAGCCCACATCAGAACAACAAAATGAAGGTCATCTCAATTCACCTAGCAAAAACAATCAAGCCATAAATCCTCTAAATCGAAATAGATCTAAAAAAGTGGTTTTTATTGCTACTTCTAGTATCTTTGTGTTACTAGTTGGCAGCATTTTAACCTTCAATAAATCTTTGTTCTCTGGAAATCAAAACAACAATAATGGAGTCAGAACATATACTGTAGGTGCATTAACCATTACAGGTGATAGACAGCATGTGTGTAATGTTCTCTTGCCACGA carries:
- a CDS encoding caspase family protein, whose protein sequence is MAKVALLIGVSEYEPGLNPLPAAVKDAATLQRILQDSEMGGFDEVKVLTNPDPQSMQYEVETLFTGRTKDDLVLLFFSGHGIKDDSNNLYFATRITQKNPKGDLIRSTAVPARFIHEVMNNSRAKRQAIILDCCFSGAFDPTLQTKDDGSVDLQGQLGAEGRVVLTSSSSTQYSFEQQGSDLSLYTRYLVEGIETGAGDRDEDGKISIRELHDYATSKVQEAAPNTTPKLITLKEMGFDIVLAKAKVTDPKLRYRRQVERYSSRGSISSIGRTILDQLQTQLGLSPEITKEIEAEVLLPYQKRLENLQRYGQVFSEAIGYEYPLSNNARSELEDLREVLGLRQEDVNSIEQDLVAQIVQKPNFEHGANRQTLQQQEKRLIEETVTNKQITQPTSEQQNEGHLNSPSKNNQAINPLNRNRSKKVVFIATSSIFVLLVGSILTFNKSLFSGNQNNNNGVRTYTVGALTITGDRQHVCNVLLPRGPGIGGSFFYSDENVLWKDLQCEKLYCDLSNASCRTSLKSQWANPDRSDNSAPGSN